The following coding sequences lie in one Heyndrickxia oleronia genomic window:
- a CDS encoding universal stress protein has protein sequence MLYSKILIPYNNTDLSNKALETVKNFAKVNPNAEIDLLFANQVPIPTYPGGIMIQESQDKFNEFADETLENAVNYLADLKNPIHKYIVDSQPITAILNHVETNKNDLIIMGNRGLRGIKEFLESVSHVVVQKSPVPVLLVK, from the coding sequence ATGCTATATTCAAAAATATTAATACCTTATAATAATACGGATCTATCAAACAAAGCTTTAGAAACGGTTAAAAATTTCGCAAAAGTGAATCCGAATGCCGAAATAGATCTTTTGTTTGCCAACCAAGTTCCTATTCCCACGTATCCAGGGGGCATAATGATTCAAGAATCCCAAGATAAGTTCAATGAGTTTGCTGATGAAACTCTAGAAAATGCAGTTAACTATTTAGCTGACCTTAAAAACCCCATCCATAAATATATTGTTGATAGTCAACCAATTACAGCAATCCTAAATCATGTAGAGACAAATAAGAACGATCTAATTATTATGGGAAACAGAGGATTAAGAGGAATTAAAGAGTTTTTAGAGAGTGTAAGTCATGTCGTCGTTCAAAAATCTCCTGTACCAGTTTTACTCGTAAAATAA
- a CDS encoding SDR family NAD(P)-dependent oxidoreductase, whose translation MRLENKVAIITGGGTGIGRETALLFAKEGAKVVVTDINQDSGNQTVKDLQANGNEALFIHHDVSNEDDWKKVAKETIDQFGKVDILFNNAGIYKIKPLAEIELDEWNRLMSINVTGVFLGMKHIMPLMAEQKKGSVINASSIAGLMGSPGHVLYGASKGAVRIMTKDAAMEYAHVGVRVNSIHPGYIDTGMADYASEVTGSSKDELGKNLFPLGHLGSVKDVANTVLFLASDESAFSTGAEFVIDGGATAK comes from the coding sequence ATGAGACTTGAAAATAAAGTAGCTATTATTACCGGTGGTGGCACAGGTATTGGCAGGGAAACAGCTCTTTTATTTGCAAAGGAAGGGGCAAAAGTTGTCGTTACCGATATTAATCAAGATTCTGGAAATCAGACTGTAAAGGATTTACAGGCTAACGGTAACGAAGCGTTATTTATTCATCATGATGTGAGTAACGAAGATGATTGGAAAAAGGTAGCAAAAGAAACAATTGATCAGTTTGGGAAAGTAGATATTCTTTTTAATAATGCAGGTATTTATAAGATTAAGCCATTAGCAGAAATTGAATTAGACGAATGGAATCGCTTAATGTCAATCAATGTAACAGGTGTATTTTTAGGAATGAAACATATTATGCCATTAATGGCTGAACAAAAGAAAGGTTCAGTCATTAATGCCTCATCAATAGCTGGTTTAATGGGCTCTCCTGGACATGTTCTATACGGTGCAAGTAAAGGTGCTGTTCGTATTATGACTAAGGATGCTGCGATGGAATATGCTCATGTTGGTGTAAGAGTTAACTCGATCCATCCTGGATACATTGATACAGGAATGGCAGATTATGCTTCTGAGGTTACAGGAAGTTCAAAAGATGAATTAGGCAAAAACTTATTCCCTCTCGGACATCTAGGATCTGTTAAAGATGTAGCCAATACTGTGTTATTCCTTGCTTCTGACGAATCTGCTTTTTCAACAGGTGCTGAATTCGTTATAGATGGTGGGGCAACTGCAAAATAA
- a CDS encoding YbdD/YjiX family protein, translating to MKKLNPFFSKIGCNIKTIFGLPNYQIYVEHRKRKHPEEPIMSEKEYYMFALKERYESGKVNRCC from the coding sequence ATGAAAAAATTAAATCCCTTTTTCAGCAAGATTGGCTGCAATATCAAAACAATATTTGGATTACCTAATTACCAAATTTACGTAGAACATCGGAAGAGAAAGCATCCAGAAGAGCCGATCATGTCTGAAAAGGAATATTATATGTTTGCATTAAAGGAAAGATATGAGAGTGGAAAGGTAAACCGCTGTTGTTAA
- a CDS encoding aryl-sulfate sulfotransferase, which yields MKKFIIILPLLLIIGGMVIVLKNMKSESSSVIPKTTVSSAYDVERLATQEKTSSDMMKTYKKGNYSLTHPYIIKDPYNVAPLTTLVMFKTKEKTKITITVEGKDTESTITKTISDFKTEHEIPIIGLYADYNNTVKIKSEAEDGTVKTKELRIETESLPEDFLQNEVVKANKEKMEDGLTFIESSFGYGYAVDNNGDVRWFSSLPIHATFKRLKNGNVLYVTKKDKQYNEILEMDMLGKLSNAYTIQPQTYTNSDVIHHDLIEMPNGNLLATVNSDEKYIEDIIVEIDRQTGEVVHTIDLKDILPENFYMEYDGPSGEDGEVDWFHLNAIVYDESDDSLIISGRHQDTVMKIDYSTSKIKWILADHEDWPNSYKKFLLTENGKDFKYNAGQHAPMILPDQDNNSDTLDILLFDNNNVISRGNKTESQKYSRAVQYRINEKTRTVKEVWSYGESRGKDFFSSIVGNAVYQNSTGNRLITSGYILGENDSAESRVVEVTNDSNANVVFELKITGFEQGSHRQVYRAWRGSLYPDLWEFKLDY from the coding sequence TTGAAAAAATTTATTATAATACTACCTTTATTATTGATTATTGGAGGAATGGTGATTGTTTTAAAAAATATGAAAAGTGAAAGCAGCTCAGTAATACCTAAGACAACAGTCTCTTCTGCATATGATGTTGAACGTTTGGCTACCCAAGAAAAAACAAGTAGCGATATGATGAAAACATATAAAAAAGGAAATTATAGCCTTACACATCCGTATATTATCAAGGACCCCTATAATGTAGCACCATTAACAACCTTAGTTATGTTTAAAACAAAAGAAAAAACCAAAATTACAATAACGGTGGAGGGCAAGGATACCGAATCAACTATTACTAAAACTATTTCTGATTTTAAAACAGAACATGAAATACCGATTATTGGTTTATATGCGGATTATAATAATACTGTAAAGATTAAAAGTGAAGCGGAAGATGGGACTGTAAAAACGAAAGAATTGAGGATTGAAACAGAGTCTTTGCCAGAAGATTTTTTACAAAATGAAGTCGTTAAAGCGAATAAAGAAAAAATGGAGGATGGTCTAACTTTTATTGAGTCCAGTTTTGGATATGGATACGCAGTAGATAATAATGGGGACGTAAGATGGTTTAGCTCACTGCCAATACATGCCACATTCAAGCGATTGAAAAACGGAAATGTTTTGTACGTTACAAAAAAGGATAAGCAATATAATGAAATTTTAGAAATGGACATGCTTGGAAAATTGAGCAATGCCTATACCATCCAACCCCAAACTTATACTAACTCAGATGTGATCCACCATGATCTAATTGAGATGCCAAATGGAAATCTACTAGCTACAGTGAATTCTGATGAGAAGTATATTGAAGATATTATTGTGGAAATCGATCGTCAGACAGGAGAAGTTGTCCATACAATTGACTTAAAGGATATTTTACCAGAAAATTTTTATATGGAATATGATGGACCTAGCGGGGAAGATGGTGAGGTAGATTGGTTCCACTTAAATGCCATTGTTTATGATGAATCTGATGACTCTCTTATTATATCTGGTAGGCATCAGGATACCGTAATGAAAATAGATTATTCAACAAGCAAGATAAAATGGATCCTAGCAGATCATGAAGATTGGCCGAATTCCTATAAGAAATTTTTATTAACTGAAAATGGAAAGGATTTTAAATATAATGCCGGCCAACATGCACCAATGATTTTGCCAGATCAGGACAACAATTCTGATACACTGGATATCCTATTATTTGATAATAATAATGTAATTTCTCGTGGCAACAAAACAGAAAGTCAGAAATATAGTCGCGCAGTTCAATATCGGATTAATGAAAAAACTAGAACAGTAAAAGAAGTATGGTCCTATGGAGAAAGCAGAGGGAAAGACTTCTTTTCTAGTATTGTCGGAAATGCAGTTTATCAAAATAGTACGGGGAACCGACTTATTACATCTGGATATATTTTAGGCGAAAATGATTCTGCTGAAAGTAGAGTAGTCGAGGTAACAAATGATTCAAATGCAAACGTAGTCTTTGAATTAAAGATTACTGGTTTCGAACAAGGCTCACATCGGCAAGTTTATCGAGCATGGAGAGGGTCATTATACCCTGATTTGTGGGAATTTAAGCTTGATTACTAA
- a CDS encoding phosphate ABC transporter ATP-binding protein, translating to MEELEFIHVSKEFKNKNETIQVLKGINGKIQKGTITTIIGPSGSGKSTILSLCNLLSTPTEGEIFIRGKEIREWDVQKLRCYVGIAFQSAPLIKGSALDNLILPAKLHGRTLEQPKKYMEYVGLSEDLLDRPAKELSGGQRQRLSLARTLVNDPSILLLDEVTSALDSISSHEVEELIKKLNHEHGTTILWVTHDLDQAKRVGDHTWLVLDGKLIEAGPTNELFEAPRERQTQQFLELKRNMR from the coding sequence ATGGAAGAATTAGAGTTCATACATGTAAGTAAGGAGTTTAAAAATAAAAATGAGACCATACAGGTATTAAAAGGAATCAATGGAAAGATACAAAAGGGTACGATTACGACGATTATTGGTCCATCTGGTTCTGGAAAAAGTACTATATTGTCATTATGCAACTTATTAAGTACTCCAACCGAAGGGGAAATTTTTATTCGTGGGAAAGAGATTCGCGAATGGGATGTACAAAAGCTTAGATGTTATGTGGGGATTGCCTTTCAATCGGCTCCACTCATTAAAGGAAGTGCCTTAGATAATTTAATACTCCCTGCAAAATTACATGGTCGAACATTGGAGCAACCGAAAAAATATATGGAGTACGTTGGGTTATCAGAGGATTTACTTGATCGTCCTGCGAAGGAGCTATCTGGTGGACAGCGGCAACGGCTATCGCTAGCTAGGACATTAGTAAATGATCCCTCTATTTTATTACTTGACGAAGTCACCTCCGCTTTAGATTCTATTTCTTCCCATGAAGTGGAAGAGCTAATTAAAAAATTAAATCATGAACATGGTACAACCATCCTATGGGTTACACATGATCTTGATCAAGCGAAACGTGTAGGGGACCATACATGGCTAGTATTAGATGGTAAACTGATTGAAGCAGGACCAACGAATGAACTTTTCGAAGCACCAAGGGAACGACAAACCCAACAATTTTTAGAGTTAAAGAGGAATATGAGATGA
- a CDS encoding LuxR C-terminal-related transcriptional regulator, with protein sequence MTQALGHYEEITFEQFIIFIKSHHQQLEENINSYLNLETAISESDRKVIKNLLDTFLQFLTSPNLQNGNDVYKSYLDNWLQSQLSTLTMKRFNLFRLLFEKSFITLMLQIKHNRTSSFLMFLLSIFTYLDFSYEKWIEVPKKNGKQHNKNKELTKFELIDQLNKLLILSSGVHDLAFILKKCEEYFHYKRCVFYAYIPWSNQFYGVIGSELPKVQSMKGHLNPKQAMLFNTKQPIFLKNPENFIKEEHIHLFNLSSVIFIPIAHDNQLYGWLTFDQLGEEFDCSKEELDILEEVGIRLGLFFARKSEQIEKTTGLHLTERETMILDLLAEGYDNKKMAELLYLSEHTVRDYVSSLMTKLKAKNRTQVVASAFRLGLLK encoded by the coding sequence ATGACACAAGCGTTAGGTCATTACGAAGAAATTACGTTTGAACAATTTATCATATTTATTAAATCCCATCATCAACAACTCGAGGAAAATATCAATTCTTACTTGAACTTAGAAACAGCCATCTCAGAATCTGATAGAAAAGTCATCAAAAATCTACTCGATACATTTTTGCAATTTTTAACATCACCAAACCTACAGAATGGCAATGACGTATATAAGAGTTATTTAGACAATTGGCTCCAATCCCAATTATCAACCTTGACAATGAAACGCTTTAACTTGTTTCGTTTACTCTTTGAAAAATCATTTATTACACTTATGCTTCAAATAAAACATAACCGAACAAGTTCCTTTTTAATGTTTTTATTATCTATCTTTACCTATCTTGATTTCAGCTATGAAAAATGGATTGAGGTGCCCAAAAAGAATGGGAAACAACATAATAAAAATAAGGAATTGACGAAGTTCGAGTTAATTGATCAACTAAATAAACTACTTATTTTATCTTCAGGTGTTCATGATTTAGCATTTATCTTAAAAAAATGTGAAGAGTATTTTCACTATAAACGATGCGTATTCTATGCTTATATTCCGTGGTCTAATCAATTCTATGGGGTAATAGGTTCTGAACTTCCGAAGGTACAAAGTATGAAGGGCCATCTCAATCCTAAGCAAGCAATGCTATTTAATACGAAACAGCCCATTTTTTTAAAGAATCCTGAAAATTTCATTAAAGAAGAGCATATCCATTTATTTAATCTATCTTCTGTTATATTTATCCCAATTGCACATGATAATCAATTATATGGATGGTTAACATTTGATCAATTAGGCGAGGAATTTGATTGTTCTAAAGAGGAACTGGATATTTTAGAAGAAGTAGGCATACGCCTTGGTCTATTTTTTGCAAGGAAGAGTGAACAGATAGAAAAAACAACAGGTCTTCATCTAACAGAACGAGAGACGATGATTCTTGATTTACTAGCTGAAGGGTATGATAATAAAAAAATGGCGGAGTTACTATATTTAAGTGAACATACAGTAAGGGATTATGTGAGTAGTTTAATGACAAAGCTTAAAGCCAAAAATCGTACACAGGTTGTGGCATCAGCCTTCCGATTGGGATTATTAAAGTAA
- the rlmN gene encoding 23S rRNA (adenine(2503)-C(2))-methyltransferase RlmN, with the protein MTKESIYGLTIDQLTDWFLEHGQKKFRAQQVWEWLYKKRVKSFSEMSNINKDCIQLLEEHFNMHTLQLEIKQESKDGTVKFLFKLPDGNLIETVLMRQKYGLSVCVTTQVGCNIGCSFCASGILRKNRDLTSGEIVEQIMNVQLHLDEIGKDERVSHVVVMGIGEPFDNFTNLVTFLKNINSPKGLAIGARHITVSTSGLAPKIYEFADLDLQVNLAISLHAPNNELRTQIMKINRAYPLEKLMPAIDYYLEKTNRRITFEYILLNDVNDHKEEALQLAKLLQNKRHLAYVNLIPYNPVSEHIQYKRSTQESIMTFYDTLKKNGINCVVRQEHGTDIDAACGQLRSKQLKKAN; encoded by the coding sequence ATGACTAAAGAATCCATCTATGGATTAACAATAGATCAATTAACAGACTGGTTTTTGGAACATGGACAAAAGAAATTTCGTGCACAGCAGGTGTGGGAATGGCTATATAAAAAACGTGTAAAAAGTTTTTCTGAAATGAGTAATATAAATAAAGATTGTATCCAATTATTAGAAGAACATTTTAACATGCATACACTACAACTTGAAATTAAACAGGAATCAAAGGATGGTACCGTTAAATTTCTATTTAAACTACCAGATGGAAATTTAATTGAAACCGTGCTAATGAGACAAAAATATGGTTTATCGGTTTGTGTAACAACCCAGGTAGGTTGTAATATCGGCTGTTCTTTCTGTGCAAGTGGAATTTTACGAAAAAATCGCGATTTAACGAGTGGTGAAATCGTTGAACAAATCATGAATGTTCAATTGCATTTAGATGAAATTGGTAAAGATGAAAGAGTAAGTCACGTAGTAGTGATGGGAATCGGAGAGCCATTTGATAACTTTACGAACTTAGTTACATTCTTAAAAAATATTAATTCACCTAAAGGTCTAGCAATTGGTGCAAGACATATTACTGTTTCAACTAGTGGACTTGCTCCTAAAATTTACGAATTTGCAGACTTAGATTTACAAGTTAATCTTGCTATTTCTTTACATGCACCTAATAATGAGCTACGTACACAAATTATGAAAATCAATCGTGCTTATCCGTTAGAGAAATTAATGCCTGCTATTGATTATTATTTAGAAAAAACAAATCGTAGAATTACATTTGAATATATTCTATTAAATGATGTGAATGACCATAAAGAGGAAGCATTACAGCTTGCTAAGCTTCTTCAAAATAAACGCCATCTTGCATATGTGAATCTCATTCCATATAACCCGGTTAGTGAACATATTCAATATAAAAGAAGTACACAAGAATCAATTATGACATTTTATGATACATTGAAAAAGAATGGAATTAATTGTGTTGTTCGTCAAGAGCATGGAACGGATATTGACGCTGCTTGTGGACAATTAAGGAGTAAGCAATTAAAGAAGGCCAATTAA
- a CDS encoding lactonase family protein: MANFTGFIGTYTKGESEGIYTFSLDTEEARIQGVKLAASLDNPTYVTVSQDKQYLYSVVKEGEQGGAASFSIKNNGELEELNRELSPGASPCHISVDSKNKTVVTANYHRGTVEAYLTTSNGSLEPVSSIIQHEGSGPDKERQEKPHVHYAGFTPDEKYVAVVDLGIDQLITYEVVNGQLKLANKLSLKPGCGPRHLTFHPNGDYAYLMTEMSSEVVALQYNNMDGSFQIIQYISTLPSDFTENSQGSAIHISSDGHFVYAANRGHDSIAVYGVNQETGELTFIEHTLTEGNWPRDFVLDPTENYLIASNQNSSNLVLFKRDSATGKLTLLQSDIKVPDPVCVKFL; encoded by the coding sequence ATGGCAAATTTCACTGGATTTATAGGAACATATACAAAAGGAGAAAGCGAAGGAATCTATACTTTTTCATTGGATACTGAGGAAGCTAGAATTCAAGGGGTAAAGCTAGCAGCATCATTAGATAACCCAACATATGTAACAGTTAGTCAGGATAAGCAATATCTTTATTCGGTTGTAAAAGAGGGAGAACAAGGTGGTGCTGCTTCTTTCTCTATTAAGAATAATGGGGAGTTAGAGGAATTAAATAGAGAACTATCACCAGGTGCATCGCCTTGTCACATAAGTGTGGATAGCAAAAATAAGACGGTTGTAACAGCGAACTATCATAGGGGAACAGTTGAAGCCTATTTAACGACTAGTAATGGAAGCCTTGAACCAGTATCATCTATCATCCAGCATGAAGGATCAGGACCGGATAAAGAAAGACAAGAAAAGCCACATGTTCATTATGCTGGATTTACTCCAGATGAAAAATATGTTGCGGTCGTTGATTTAGGAATTGATCAGCTCATTACTTATGAAGTCGTTAATGGCCAATTAAAATTAGCCAATAAACTATCATTAAAACCTGGCTGTGGACCTAGACATTTAACCTTTCACCCAAATGGGGATTATGCATATCTAATGACAGAAATGAGTTCAGAGGTCGTTGCCTTACAATATAATAATATGGATGGAAGTTTCCAAATAATTCAATATATCTCAACGCTTCCAAGTGATTTTACTGAAAATAGTCAAGGTAGTGCGATTCATATTTCTTCAGATGGCCATTTTGTCTACGCTGCCAATCGTGGACATGATAGCATTGCCGTATACGGTGTGAACCAAGAGACAGGTGAATTAACATTTATCGAACATACTTTAACAGAAGGTAATTGGCCAAGAGATTTTGTATTGGATCCAACAGAAAACTATCTCATTGCATCCAATCAAAATTCCAGTAATCTTGTTCTATTTAAAAGAGATTCAGCGACTGGAAAATTAACGCTGCTACAATCAGATATAAAAGTACCTGATCCAGTTTGTGTAAAATTTCTATAA
- a CDS encoding ABC transporter permease, which translates to MNLLTILLSFGFVIIALFLSAAFKLGLGRDLLITSVRATIQLMIIGYILKMVFGFKNPLVMIVMIGLMILVASSNAAKRGRGLPHIFWKVYLTILIVEAITQGFLLLLHIVPATPQYIISISGMIIGNSMVIASLFLNRLKGELDMRKDEVLLVLSLGGSQKQSIYPILKQSIRSSLIPTIDSQKTIGLVQLPGMMTGQIIAGADPIQAVRLQLLIVFLIMTAATLTSIILGFLIYPGLFNREQQLDIQGWE; encoded by the coding sequence ATGAACCTGCTCACTATTTTACTTAGTTTTGGTTTTGTTATTATTGCACTGTTTCTATCCGCAGCATTTAAACTAGGACTTGGGCGTGACTTACTAATAACGAGTGTCCGTGCAACCATTCAGTTAATGATCATTGGCTATATACTTAAAATGGTATTTGGCTTTAAAAATCCCCTCGTTATGATCGTGATGATTGGATTAATGATTTTAGTAGCAAGTAGTAATGCAGCAAAACGGGGGCGGGGATTACCACATATTTTTTGGAAAGTCTACTTAACAATCTTAATCGTTGAAGCAATTACACAGGGCTTTTTATTACTGCTACATATTGTACCTGCTACTCCGCAATATATTATTTCTATCAGCGGAATGATTATTGGTAATTCGATGGTAATCGCTAGCCTCTTTTTGAATCGTTTAAAAGGAGAGCTGGATATGAGGAAAGATGAAGTGCTTTTGGTACTATCACTTGGTGGGAGTCAAAAGCAATCGATTTATCCAATTCTAAAGCAATCGATAAGGTCTAGCTTAATTCCAACGATTGATAGCCAGAAAACCATTGGTCTTGTTCAGCTTCCTGGGATGATGACAGGTCAAATTATTGCAGGGGCAGATCCTATTCAAGCCGTTCGTCTTCAACTTCTTATTGTATTTTTGATTATGACCGCAGCTACATTAACTTCTATTATCCTTGGCTTTCTAATCTACCCTGGTCTATTTAATCGCGAGCAACAATTGGATATTCAGGGCTGGGAATAA
- a CDS encoding carbon starvation CstA family protein, with amino-acid sequence MKNKVLSILIWTVISIIGAVAFALLGLANGETISAAWLIIAAVCTYAVAYRFYSKFIAYKIFKLNDKRATPAEVNDDGKDYVPTNKWVLFGHHFAAIAGAGPLVGPILAAQMGYLPGALWIIIGVVLAGAVQDAVILMGSMRRNGKSLGQMAKEEVGPFGGIIASIGILAIMVILLAVLALVVVKALAGSPWGVFTIAATIPIAILMGVYMRYIRPGKVLEGSILGFVLLLLALWGGQYVAENPTLAEMFTFTGGQLAIMIGIYGFVASILPVWLLLAPRDYLSSFLKIGVIFLLAAGILIVLPELHMPKISRFIDGSGPVFAGNLFPFLFITIACGSVSGFHALVSSGTTPKMIEKESHSRFIGYGGMLMESGVAIMALIAACSLHPGLYFAMNSPAAVIGTEASQAASVISTWGFQVSASEITNAAKEIGESTIMSRTGGAPTLAVGMAEIFTSFLAGAKAFWYHFAILFEALFILTTIDAGTRIGRFMLQDLVGNFYKPFAKTNNLVANIIASAIITIGWAYITYQGAIDPFGGINSLWALFGISNQMLAAIALAIATTIIIKMGKARYAWVTIIPYVFLTITTLVAACMKLFSKVPSIGFFSHAKIYQDGIDAGKVIAPATDMEVMKQIVFNDRLDAILTIIFIAIVLLMVIASFKVWYDILIKKKKAKLHESPFVPSKYPNIPIGR; translated from the coding sequence ATGAAAAATAAAGTTCTTTCAATTCTAATCTGGACCGTTATTTCAATTATCGGTGCAGTTGCTTTCGCCTTACTTGGATTAGCTAATGGAGAAACTATTTCCGCTGCTTGGCTGATTATTGCCGCTGTTTGTACATATGCTGTTGCATATCGCTTTTATAGTAAATTTATTGCTTATAAAATTTTTAAATTAAATGATAAAAGGGCAACTCCTGCAGAAGTAAATGATGATGGAAAGGATTATGTTCCTACAAATAAATGGGTGCTATTCGGACACCACTTTGCTGCCATCGCTGGTGCAGGTCCACTCGTAGGTCCAATTTTAGCTGCACAAATGGGATATTTACCAGGTGCACTTTGGATCATTATCGGTGTAGTTCTAGCTGGAGCTGTACAAGATGCAGTGATTCTAATGGGTTCTATGAGAAGGAATGGGAAATCACTCGGACAAATGGCCAAGGAAGAGGTCGGTCCTTTTGGTGGAATCATCGCCTCAATCGGAATTCTTGCGATTATGGTCATATTATTAGCAGTACTTGCACTGGTTGTAGTGAAAGCGCTCGCTGGTTCTCCTTGGGGTGTATTTACTATTGCTGCCACTATTCCTATTGCTATACTCATGGGAGTATACATGAGGTATATTCGACCAGGTAAGGTGCTCGAGGGATCAATTCTTGGATTTGTTTTATTACTATTAGCCCTATGGGGTGGTCAATACGTTGCTGAAAATCCTACATTAGCCGAAATGTTTACTTTTACAGGTGGACAATTAGCTATCATGATTGGAATTTATGGCTTCGTAGCTTCCATTCTACCTGTTTGGTTATTGCTCGCACCACGTGATTATTTAAGTTCCTTTTTAAAAATTGGTGTCATTTTTTTATTAGCAGCTGGAATTTTAATTGTCTTGCCAGAATTACACATGCCAAAAATTAGTCGCTTCATTGATGGGTCAGGTCCTGTATTTGCAGGTAACCTTTTTCCTTTCTTATTCATCACAATAGCCTGTGGTTCCGTTTCTGGTTTCCATGCGTTAGTTTCGTCGGGAACAACTCCAAAAATGATCGAAAAAGAATCTCATTCCCGATTTATTGGCTATGGAGGTATGCTGATGGAGTCAGGTGTCGCGATTATGGCTCTTATCGCTGCTTGTTCTCTACATCCTGGCTTATACTTTGCGATGAATTCACCTGCAGCGGTGATAGGTACAGAAGCATCACAAGCCGCCTCTGTCATTTCCACTTGGGGCTTCCAAGTTTCAGCGAGTGAAATAACGAATGCAGCAAAGGAAATTGGTGAAAGTACTATCATGTCTAGAACAGGCGGTGCACCAACATTAGCAGTAGGAATGGCTGAAATTTTCACTAGCTTTTTAGCCGGTGCTAAAGCCTTTTGGTATCACTTCGCCATATTGTTCGAAGCCTTATTCATCCTTACAACCATTGATGCTGGAACGCGAATAGGCAGGTTCATGCTGCAAGACCTAGTAGGTAATTTCTATAAACCATTTGCAAAAACGAATAATTTAGTAGCAAATATTATCGCTTCTGCCATTATTACCATTGGATGGGCTTATATCACCTACCAAGGGGCTATTGATCCTTTCGGGGGAATTAACTCCTTATGGGCATTATTCGGAATATCCAATCAAATGTTAGCGGCTATTGCTCTTGCAATTGCAACGACTATTATTATAAAAATGGGCAAAGCCCGCTATGCTTGGGTCACCATTATTCCATATGTGTTTCTAACAATCACAACCTTGGTAGCAGCATGTATGAAGCTATTTTCCAAAGTTCCATCCATCGGGTTTTTCAGTCACGCTAAAATCTATCAGGATGGAATTGATGCAGGTAAAGTCATCGCTCCGGCTACCGATATGGAGGTCATGAAGCAAATTGTGTTTAATGATCGACTAGATGCTATATTAACAATTATCTTTATAGCAATCGTTCTTCTAATGGTTATCGCTTCGTTTAAAGTTTGGTACGATATATTAATTAAGAAGAAAAAGGCTAAATTACATGAAAGTCCTTTTGTCCCATCTAAATATCCAAACATTCCAATTGGAAGGTGA
- a CDS encoding SDR family NAD(P)-dependent oxidoreductase, whose protein sequence is MKLENKVAIVTGGASGIGEATVRLFAEEGAQVVIADFSDRGQALSDKLNANGFDTLFVKTDVTKEEEIKHMISETVNKYGKLDIMYANAGVADDAPAHELTYEKWKRTIDINLSGVFLSDKYAIEQFQKQGTGGVIVNAGSIHSFVALPNPTAYSSAKGGVKLLTQNLCTAYAKDGIRVNAVCPGYIDTPLLNKVDPKTKDYLASLHPQGRLGKPEEIAKAVLFLASDDASFVNGTTLLVDGGYTAH, encoded by the coding sequence ATGAAATTAGAGAATAAAGTAGCTATTGTAACTGGTGGAGCAAGTGGAATTGGTGAAGCAACGGTTCGCCTTTTTGCTGAGGAAGGTGCACAAGTTGTCATTGCGGATTTTTCTGATCGAGGACAAGCATTATCTGATAAGTTAAATGCCAATGGCTTCGATACATTATTTGTTAAGACAGATGTAACTAAAGAAGAAGAAATTAAACATATGATTTCTGAAACAGTGAATAAATATGGCAAGCTAGATATTATGTATGCGAATGCGGGAGTTGCAGATGATGCACCTGCACATGAGCTAACATATGAAAAATGGAAACGAACTATTGATATTAACCTATCAGGTGTCTTCCTTTCTGATAAATATGCAATCGAACAATTTCAAAAACAAGGCACTGGTGGGGTCATTGTTAATGCTGGGTCAATCCATAGCTTTGTTGCGTTACCAAATCCGACTGCTTACTCTTCTGCAAAAGGCGGGGTAAAACTATTAACACAAAATTTATGTACAGCATATGCAAAGGATGGAATTCGTGTAAATGCAGTTTGTCCTGGCTATATTGATACACCATTATTAAATAAGGTTGACCCTAAAACAAAGGATTATCTAGCATCTCTACATCCACAAGGTAGACTTGGTAAACCTGAAGAAATTGCAAAGGCGGTTTTATTCTTAGCAAGTGATGATGCAAGCTTTGTTAATGGAACAACATTACTTGTGGATGGTGGATATACTGCACATTAA